From the Pseudomonas syringae KCTC 12500 genome, the window TTTCACCGCGTTACGCAGCAGCGGCAGAATGGTTTTGATCCGCGTGCTCGGCTGGCGTCCGCTGCGATGATTGACCGGCGGTTTCAGGGCTTCCTGAATGGCAGTGTCAAGCACTACCCACAACAGCCAGGTGACGACGAAGATCAGACCGATGCTGCTCAGCGAATCACTGATCACTCGGCCCAGGGTATTGCGTTGGGCAAACTCGAACATCGAGAAGCCCCAGATCCGCCCCAGTATCTCGATGAACCCGATGGCCAGCGCGATACGCAACACCGCGTACACAAGGCTCAACAGACGCGCCTTGTACACATGCCCGCCGCGGCCCAGGGTCTCGGTCGGTTTGAACAGGTGCTGGAACACGGTGCTGAGGAACACCGTGGCAATCAGCAGAATGGTGGTGAACAACGCACACCGCAGCGCTTGCTGACTGTCCTCGCCAGCGCCAATCAGGTTGATCGCCGAGACCAGAATCATCAACAGGATCGGCAGGTGCCACAGTTTGGAGAATATCTTCAACGATTGTTGCAGCGCGGGCCGCTGCAGACGACTGCTCAAGGAGCGGTTACGAATCAGGTGGGCCACCGGGCGACGCACCTTGATGATCAGCATGCAGAACACCACCGAGGCGAACAGCCCGGTAAACACCGCAACACTGGTGGTGACGTTACTGCCGAGTTGACGGGCGATCTGCGGACTGGTCAACGCATCGCTCAGCGCCGCCAGGAAGCCGACCACGAACAGGGGCCTCGGCGCGTAGCGGCGGATCATGCGCACGCCGGCACGCTTGTGCCCGAAGTTGAACATCACGATCACGCAGAGCAGTACCGAGGTCGAAACGATGCCGCTGCTGGTTGCATACGCGAAACACAGCGCCAGCGCACGGCCTACCGAAGACGGCATGAAGTGGCTGACGTAAAGGGTCAACGGCAGGCAGACGATGGCTGGCAGGGTAAACGGCAATACGTATTTGAGCAGCGCCTGACTGCGGGCACGCACCCGCATGAACGGTGTGCGGCACAAGCGTACGGCCAGAAAACGACCCAGCGTGGTCAGAACCGCAAACGATGCGATCCAGACAAAAGACAGGGCGAGGAAGTCCCCGGCGACACTCCATGGGGAGCGTGTGGTGCGTTTGTTGACCAGCGTTTCCAGCTCGTCGGCGGCGCGATCGGCGCGCAGTTGCCAGGCTTCGAACAGGTTGTCATCCAGATTGAGCTTTTCCTGGACGTCATCGATGCTGGTACTGATGGCACCGAGCAACCCACCCTGCACCAGCAACTCAGGAGTCTCGGCCGCAGGCTCTGCGCCATCGGCGGGTTTCGCATCGGCCTTGTCCTTGTCCGCCGCCTTGTCATCCGCTTTCGCGGCGGGTTTGTCAGCGGCCTTGGGGTCGGCTTTGGGGTCAACCTTTTCAGCAGCCTTGTCGTCTGCCGGCACCGCGGCGCCCATCGGTAATGCAGGTACATCGGCCGCCTGGAGATTGAAACTGCCTGCGAATAACAGCAGACCCGAAAGGATCAAGATTTTCAGCTGAGACGCCACGCAGTTCTCTCCTTCAATGGGCAAGTCAAACCATGGACAGGGCAAGGCAAGCCCCGACCCCAATGAACTGATTCCCGTATGCGCGGCAAGTTCGGTTTTGGCATGCAAATACGATGAGGCAATGTTTCAGAAAAAACGCGTCAGGGCAGTACGCTCAGTCTTCTCGACTGAACTATGCAAAACCCCCAGTGCCGGAATTATCGGGAGCTGCCGAAGGCGTTCGCCCGCCTGCGCAGCACGGCGTTCGCCCGATCAACCTGACATCGAGAACCTGACATCAAGAGGAATCTGCATGAGCACGTTCAACACCAAAGATGGCACCGAGATCTATTACAAGGATTGGGGCACGGGCAAACCGGTCCTGTTGAGCCACGGCTGGCCGCTGGATGCGGACATGTGGGAATACCAGATGGAATACCTGAGCAGCCGGGGCTATCGCACCATCGCCTTCGACCGCCGCGGTTTCGGTCGTTCCGGCCAGCCGTGGACCGGCTATGACTATGACACCTTCGCTGACGACATCGCCGAACTGATCGAACACCTCGATCTGCGCGACGTGACACTGGTGGGCTTCTCCATGGGCGGTGGCGACGTTACGCGCTACATCGCCAACTATGGCAGCGAGCGAGTGGCCAAACTGGCGTTGCTGGGCTCGGTTACGCCGTTCTTCCTCAAGACCGCTGACAACCCGGAAGGCGTCGACCAGTCCGTATTCGATGGCATCACGGCAGGCCTGCTCAAGGACCGCGCTCAGTTCATCAGCGACTTCGCCAGCACGTTCTACGGCATCAACCACGGCCAGAAAGTTTCCGAAGGCGTACAGACGCAGACGCTGAACATCGCCCTGCTCGCCTCACTCAAGGGCACGCTGGATTGCGTGACAGCGTTCTCCGCAACCGACTTCCGCCCGGACATGGCAAAAATCGATGTGCCGACCCTGGTGATTCATGGTGACGACGATCAGGTAGTGCCGTTTGAAGCCTCGGGCAAACGGGCTGCCGCGATGATCAAGGGGGCCGAACTGAAGGTTTACCCAGGCGCGCCGCACGGGTTTGCAGTGACCCATGCAGAGACGCTCAACAAAGACCTGCTGGCGTTTTTGCAGGGCTGATGGCTTGTGTGACAGGGAGCCGATTGCCGGCCCCCTGCTGGCAGCGGGTCAGTCGGCCGGAACGGTCAACTGATTCTGCTCGCCCAGCCCTGCGATCCCCAGGCGTATGCGTTGCCCTGCACGCAGGAAAACAGGTTGCGGCTTCACGCCCTGCCCCACACCCGGTGGCGTCCCTGTCGAGATGACATCGCCTGGTTGCAGGCTCATGCAACGGCTCAGGTAGGCGATCAGTTGCGGCACGCTGAAAATCATCGTGCGCGTATTGCCATTCTGATAGCGGTGGCCGTCCACTTCCAGCCACAGGTCGAGCGAGTGAGGATCGGCAACTTCGTCGCGGGTCACCAGCCATGGACCTAACGGGCCGAAGGTATCGAAGCCTTTACCCTTGTCCCAGGTCCCGCCGCGCTCTAGCTGCCATTCGCGCTCGGACACATCGTTGATCACGCAATACCCGGCGACATGCTCCATGGCATCGGCTTCATCGATATAACGTCCGCCCTTGCCGATGATCACGCCCAACTCGACCTCCCAGTCAGTCTTGAGCGACCCACGGGGGATCTGGACATCATCGTTGGGGCCGCAAATAGCACTGGTCCACTTGTTGAAGATGATCGGTTCCTTCGGTACTTCCATCTGCGACTCCGCGGCGTGGTCAGCGTAGTTCAAGCCTATGCAGATGAACTTGCCGACCTGCCCGACACACGCCCCGATGCGTGGTTGGCCCGGAACCAGAGGCAGGCTCTCGGGATCCAGCGCAGCCAGGCTTGCAAGCCCTGCAGGGCTCAACACATCGCCAGCGATATCCTTGACGTGTGCAGACAGGTCACGGATCTGGTTGGCAGCATCAAGCAAGCCTGGCTTTTCCAGACCCTTCTCACCGTAACGTAGCAATTTCATCGAGTTCTCCCGTTTCTGTCCAAGGTGTGAACCGCGGATCAAGAGGGTGACGCCCTGTTGCCCAGCCTGCGCGG encodes:
- a CDS encoding alpha/beta fold hydrolase, whose amino-acid sequence is MSTFNTKDGTEIYYKDWGTGKPVLLSHGWPLDADMWEYQMEYLSSRGYRTIAFDRRGFGRSGQPWTGYDYDTFADDIAELIEHLDLRDVTLVGFSMGGGDVTRYIANYGSERVAKLALLGSVTPFFLKTADNPEGVDQSVFDGITAGLLKDRAQFISDFASTFYGINHGQKVSEGVQTQTLNIALLASLKGTLDCVTAFSATDFRPDMAKIDVPTLVIHGDDDQVVPFEASGKRAAAMIKGAELKVYPGAPHGFAVTHAETLNKDLLAFLQG
- a CDS encoding mechanosensitive ion channel family protein, giving the protein MASQLKILILSGLLLFAGSFNLQAADVPALPMGAAVPADDKAAEKVDPKADPKAADKPAAKADDKAADKDKADAKPADGAEPAAETPELLVQGGLLGAISTSIDDVQEKLNLDDNLFEAWQLRADRAADELETLVNKRTTRSPWSVAGDFLALSFVWIASFAVLTTLGRFLAVRLCRTPFMRVRARSQALLKYVLPFTLPAIVCLPLTLYVSHFMPSSVGRALALCFAYATSSGIVSTSVLLCVIVMFNFGHKRAGVRMIRRYAPRPLFVVGFLAALSDALTSPQIARQLGSNVTTSVAVFTGLFASVVFCMLIIKVRRPVAHLIRNRSLSSRLQRPALQQSLKIFSKLWHLPILLMILVSAINLIGAGEDSQQALRCALFTTILLIATVFLSTVFQHLFKPTETLGRGGHVYKARLLSLVYAVLRIALAIGFIEILGRIWGFSMFEFAQRNTLGRVISDSLSSIGLIFVVTWLLWVVLDTAIQEALKPPVNHRSGRQPSTRIKTILPLLRNAVKIILVVICAITTMANLGINVAPLLAGAGVVGLAIGFGSQQLVQDVITGLFIIIEDTFSVGDWVVLSTGHSGSVESLTIRTVRLRDGKGFVHSVPFGQIKAVTNQSRQFAYAFFSVQFTYDSDIDDALALIRETGQSISEDILLKHNLQGPLEVFGVDRMDLNGVVLTAQFRTSSGGQYAVGRAFNERLKRLVDKNPNVRFAQTYPQMVMGPGFNNPQAGVEAEGPPAPSDPAMATPSAPAPAPLSLSKGNSTPGPAAQ
- a CDS encoding ureidoglycolate lyase, which encodes MKLLRYGEKGLEKPGLLDAANQIRDLSAHVKDIAGDVLSPAGLASLAALDPESLPLVPGQPRIGACVGQVGKFICIGLNYADHAAESQMEVPKEPIIFNKWTSAICGPNDDVQIPRGSLKTDWEVELGVIIGKGGRYIDEADAMEHVAGYCVINDVSEREWQLERGGTWDKGKGFDTFGPLGPWLVTRDEVADPHSLDLWLEVDGHRYQNGNTRTMIFSVPQLIAYLSRCMSLQPGDVISTGTPPGVGQGVKPQPVFLRAGQRIRLGIAGLGEQNQLTVPAD